A stretch of Crossiella cryophila DNA encodes these proteins:
- a CDS encoding glycosyl hydrolase family 28-related protein — translation MGDNTMDQAHDPAKRFDRKRFLRIGGIGAAASIVAPAATAHAAPAAPESTLVFNVKDFGARGDGSFDDTPGIAAAVKAAAGGGTVYFPPGDFQVKGEILIQADNIVLRGAGWASRLTQTDTGVAGKAILRFANATGVAVRELSFTGRGTEHVVLDGNRKYNGVAAVRFDKCTNVTVSGCRIARHAGGGIRWTGSLRGALFADNTITGIGIANGSDPGPIGAKDNNNDFAIGQWESSPNDNIVIRGNTISGHCFGIGSGHGNGLVISDNVIHDIPGQHGMYLSAPGGAQISGNVIRKVALNCVNVQIASSVQEDVSSLVVSDNVLYDAAAGVVLNIASEVPKAGFRQPVIVGNSVRAVREYGIAVNRTWNGSIIGNTVSGTGAYGLLLNGFSGTVRDNTVQNTNWNGLYVDLIGDTYSSDNVFTDCAMNTTNATAADRLAFYVNAVKTDPEITPQPVLHSDSDLLHAASPEPSTLRKCLHSSAGTGVFLRGLVNRTSKPWEFKGELLHLDFAYSRTADFSDSAHLFPSTPVHGRGRRELYGLRDPKTAGMAGSFQPGDTCWHARPTAGGTPGWICVAAGEPGEWKAMAPLAV, via the coding sequence ATGGGGGACAACACGATGGACCAGGCGCACGACCCGGCGAAGCGGTTCGACCGCAAGCGATTCCTGCGGATCGGCGGCATCGGGGCCGCGGCCTCGATCGTGGCCCCGGCGGCCACCGCGCACGCCGCACCGGCCGCGCCGGAGTCCACACTGGTCTTCAACGTCAAGGACTTCGGCGCCCGCGGTGACGGCAGCTTCGACGACACCCCCGGCATCGCCGCGGCGGTCAAGGCCGCGGCAGGCGGCGGCACCGTGTACTTCCCGCCGGGTGACTTCCAGGTCAAGGGCGAGATCCTCATCCAGGCCGACAACATCGTCCTGCGCGGCGCGGGCTGGGCCTCCCGGCTCACCCAGACCGACACCGGCGTCGCGGGCAAGGCCATCCTGCGTTTCGCCAACGCCACGGGCGTTGCGGTGCGTGAACTGAGTTTCACCGGGCGCGGCACCGAACACGTCGTCCTGGACGGGAACCGGAAGTACAACGGGGTGGCCGCGGTCCGCTTCGACAAATGCACGAACGTCACCGTGTCCGGCTGCCGGATCGCCAGGCACGCCGGCGGCGGCATCCGCTGGACCGGCTCGCTGCGCGGGGCCCTGTTCGCGGACAACACCATCACCGGCATCGGCATCGCCAACGGCAGCGATCCCGGCCCGATCGGGGCCAAGGACAACAACAACGACTTCGCCATCGGCCAGTGGGAGAGCAGCCCCAACGACAACATCGTCATCCGCGGCAACACCATCTCCGGCCACTGCTTCGGCATCGGCTCCGGTCACGGCAACGGCCTGGTGATCAGCGACAACGTCATCCACGACATCCCAGGCCAGCACGGCATGTACCTCTCGGCCCCCGGCGGCGCGCAGATCAGCGGCAACGTCATCCGGAAGGTGGCGCTCAACTGCGTCAACGTGCAGATCGCTTCCTCGGTCCAGGAGGACGTGTCCTCCCTGGTGGTCAGCGACAACGTGCTGTACGACGCCGCGGCGGGGGTCGTGCTCAACATCGCCAGCGAGGTGCCGAAGGCCGGGTTCCGGCAGCCGGTCATCGTGGGCAACTCGGTGCGCGCCGTGCGTGAGTACGGCATCGCGGTCAACCGCACCTGGAACGGCTCGATCATCGGCAACACCGTCTCCGGCACCGGCGCCTACGGCCTGCTGCTCAACGGTTTCAGCGGCACGGTGCGAGACAACACGGTGCAGAACACCAACTGGAACGGCCTGTACGTCGACCTGATCGGCGACACCTACTCCTCGGACAACGTGTTCACCGACTGCGCCATGAACACCACCAATGCCACGGCCGCGGACCGGCTGGCGTTCTACGTCAACGCGGTGAAGACCGACCCCGAAATCACCCCGCAACCGGTGCTGCACAGCGATTCCGACCTGCTGCACGCCGCGTCACCGGAACCGTCGACCCTGCGCAAGTGCCTGCACAGCAGCGCGGGCACCGGCGTGTTCCTGCGTGGCCTGGTCAACCGGACCAGCAAACCCTGGGAGTTCAAGGGCGAACTGCTGCACCTGGACTTCGCCTACTCGCGCACCGCCGACTTCAGCGACAGCGCGCACCTCTTCCCCAGCACCCCGGTCCACGGCCGTGGGCGGCGCGAGCTGTACGGCCTGCGGGACCCGAAGACCGCGGGCATGGCCGGGTCCTTCCAGCCCGGCGACACCTGCTGGCACGCCAGGCCCACCGCGGGCGGCACCCCCGGCTGGATCTGCGTCGCCGCGGGCGAGCCCGGCGAGTGGAAGGCCATGGCCCCGCTCGCGGTGTAG
- a CDS encoding DinB family protein: MGSFDVPLADERTQLAAFVEEYRGAVEATLDGLTEEQARRRLVSSSTTVLGLLKHVTWMQRVWFEECVGGRSRRELGLVPNPEESFRLADADTIASVTAAHREACATARTVTADLPLDTVMTGHRTGPRTLRWVYLQVLRELAHHCGHADILREQLLAD; this comes from the coding sequence ATGGGTTCGTTCGACGTGCCCCTGGCCGATGAACGCACCCAGCTGGCGGCGTTCGTCGAGGAGTACCGCGGTGCCGTCGAGGCGACCCTGGACGGACTCACCGAGGAACAGGCCCGCCGTCGGCTCGTTTCCTCGTCGACCACGGTGCTCGGGCTGCTCAAGCACGTCACCTGGATGCAGCGGGTGTGGTTCGAGGAGTGCGTCGGCGGCCGGTCCCGCCGGGAACTGGGCCTGGTGCCGAACCCGGAGGAGTCCTTCCGGCTCGCCGACGCCGACACCATCGCCTCGGTCACCGCTGCCCACCGGGAAGCGTGCGCCACGGCCCGGACGGTGACCGCGGACCTGCCGCTGGATACCGTCATGACCGGTCACCGGACCGGGCCGCGCACGCTTCGCTGGGTCTACCTGCAGGTGTTGCGGGAGCTGGCGCACCACTGTGGACACGCCGACATCCTGCGCGAACAGCTGCTCGCCGACTGA
- a CDS encoding RNA polymerase sigma factor: MSETMVEAQPPPGTRPAVASGQASAFETIYRANFAVVTAFFARRTTDPQTVADLTSETFVQAITSFRTFDPARGTARGWLLGIGRHVFAQHCQRHSRGAEVTARLAGHRPIDVDEAAELVLRIDAERAGRVLLDGLASLSTVDREVIELVDIASLSPKEAAVALGVSSGALRIRLFRARARLRGLAETSRGES, encoded by the coding sequence GTGAGCGAAACCATGGTCGAAGCACAACCGCCGCCCGGGACGCGACCGGCCGTCGCGAGCGGGCAGGCGAGTGCGTTCGAGACGATCTACCGGGCGAACTTCGCCGTGGTGACCGCGTTCTTCGCGCGGCGCACCACCGATCCGCAGACCGTCGCCGACCTCACGTCGGAGACCTTCGTGCAGGCGATCACCTCCTTCCGCACCTTCGACCCGGCCAGGGGCACCGCCCGCGGCTGGTTGCTGGGCATCGGACGGCACGTTTTCGCCCAGCACTGCCAACGACACAGCCGGGGCGCCGAGGTCACCGCCCGGCTGGCCGGTCACCGCCCGATCGACGTGGACGAGGCAGCCGAACTGGTGCTGCGCATCGACGCCGAACGCGCGGGCCGGGTCCTGCTCGACGGCCTGGCTTCTCTGTCCACTGTGGACCGAGAGGTGATCGAGCTGGTGGACATCGCGAGCCTGAGCCCCAAGGAGGCGGCGGTGGCCCTGGGAGTGTCCTCCGGCGCACTGCGGATCAGGTTGTTCCGGGCCCGCGCCAGGCTGCGCGGACTCGCCGAGACGTCAAGGGGTGAAAGCTGA